One stretch of Bradyrhizobium canariense DNA includes these proteins:
- a CDS encoding aldo/keto reductase translates to MDTLDASQSGTFKIGGEIAIHRLGFGAMRITRDGIWGEPRDRAEVIRTLKRLPEIGVNFVDTADSYGPDVSENLIREALHPYKGMLVATKAGLERPGPNNWVPNGRPDYLVRELHKSLKQLGVEQIGLWQLHRIDPGVPSKEQFEAIRSLLQQGLIRHAGLSEVSVAEIEAASRIFKVATVQNRYNLVDRGSEAVLDYCEKHNIGFIPWFPLAAGDLTKPGSLLNDLAAKHRATPSQIALAWVLKRSSVLLPIPGTSKVKHLEENVAAASITLSDDEFVALDQAGKKQAEH, encoded by the coding sequence ATGGATACACTCGATGCTTCCCAATCCGGTACCTTTAAAATTGGCGGCGAGATCGCGATACATCGTCTCGGTTTTGGGGCGATGCGCATCACCCGTGATGGAATCTGGGGCGAACCAAGGGACCGCGCGGAAGTGATCCGGACGCTAAAGCGGTTGCCGGAAATTGGCGTGAATTTTGTCGACACCGCGGACTCCTACGGTCCCGATGTCTCGGAAAATCTGATCCGAGAGGCGCTGCATCCCTACAAGGGCATGCTGGTTGCGACCAAAGCTGGCCTTGAGCGGCCCGGGCCGAACAATTGGGTGCCGAATGGACGGCCTGATTATCTGGTCAGAGAACTGCACAAGAGCCTGAAGCAGCTTGGCGTCGAGCAGATCGGCTTGTGGCAGCTGCATCGCATTGATCCGGGCGTGCCGAGCAAAGAGCAGTTTGAAGCGATTCGTTCGCTGCTTCAGCAAGGGTTGATCCGCCATGCAGGCTTAAGCGAAGTTTCGGTCGCAGAGATTGAAGCGGCCTCCAGGATATTCAAGGTTGCGACGGTGCAAAACCGCTATAACCTTGTCGATCGCGGCAGCGAGGCCGTGCTTGATTATTGCGAGAAGCACAACATAGGGTTCATTCCCTGGTTTCCTCTGGCAGCGGGCGACCTCACCAAACCGGGCTCACTGCTGAATGACCTGGCTGCCAAGCATCGGGCGACGCCGAGCCAGATCGCGCTGGCCTGGGTGCTGAAGCGCAGTTCGGTGTTGTTGCCGATCCCGGGCACGTCAAAGGTGAAGCATTTGGAAGAAAACGTCGCGGCTGCAAGCATCACGTTATCTGACGACGAGTTCGTCGCGCTCGATCAAGCAGGTAAGAAGCAGGCTGAGCACTGA
- a CDS encoding SDR family oxidoreductase, which yields MFDVKGKVVAITGASSGIGEAVARLLAAAGAKVVLGARRADRLEIIAADIRKKQGEADLQVIDVSKREDLERLVKKAQDRFGRLDVLISNAGLMPLSPLDQLKVEEWDRMIDVNIKGVLYGIAAALPVFRKQNSGHFINVSSVAGHRIGPNGAVYSATKFAVRAISEGLRQEAGDKIRVTIISPGAVESELASTISDPAVKKRVEDYRKMAIPAEAIASAMAYAIGQPGNVDVNEILIRPTAQPS from the coding sequence ATGTTTGACGTCAAAGGAAAGGTTGTCGCGATCACGGGAGCATCCAGCGGAATTGGCGAGGCCGTCGCACGACTATTGGCCGCGGCTGGAGCCAAGGTCGTTCTCGGAGCGCGCCGGGCAGATCGGCTCGAAATCATCGCAGCGGACATTCGCAAGAAACAGGGCGAGGCCGACCTCCAGGTCATCGACGTCAGCAAGCGTGAGGACCTCGAGCGGTTGGTGAAAAAAGCGCAGGATCGCTTCGGGCGCCTCGACGTCTTGATCAGCAATGCGGGCCTGATGCCGTTATCGCCGCTTGATCAATTGAAAGTCGAGGAATGGGACAGGATGATCGACGTCAACATCAAGGGCGTTCTCTATGGCATAGCTGCCGCGCTGCCGGTGTTTCGGAAGCAGAATTCCGGGCATTTCATCAATGTTTCATCCGTGGCCGGTCATCGGATCGGCCCGAACGGAGCCGTCTACTCCGCCACCAAATTTGCCGTGCGCGCAATTTCCGAGGGCTTGCGGCAAGAGGCGGGCGACAAGATCAGGGTTACGATCATCTCGCCGGGCGCAGTCGAATCCGAACTCGCATCGACGATATCTGACCCAGCCGTCAAAAAGCGGGTCGAGGATTATCGAAAGATGGCTATTCCGGCGGAAGCGATAGCTTCCGCAATGGCATATGCCATCGGGCAGCCAGGCAATGTAGACGTCAACGAGATCCTGATACGGCCTACTGCGCAGCCCAGCTAG
- a CDS encoding FAD-dependent monooxygenase yields MTKSLSVAIIGAGMGGLASAAALRRIGTKVTVYEQAAQFSRLGAGIQIGCNAMKVLRGLGLEQRLRQQSFYPRSWNNRDWRTGEVKFDMIFGEAAEQKFGAPYLLAHRGDLHAALASAVPPDCVKQDHKLVGLDETGAGVRLTFANGATAVADAVVAADGVHSIAKDIMFGASSLNYTGRIAYRTTFPAALLNGYKIDDCTKWWGEDRHIVIYYVKPDRSEVYFVTSQPEPDFKIESWSAKGDVRELRTAFEGFDRQVETVLAACPDVHKWALVDRDSLDRWSLGNVTLLGDSCHPMTPYMAQGAAMAIEDAAVLSRCLAGVDRDGVANAFRRFEASRKPRTSLVQQTSRTNTWLKDKTDTDWVYAYDAWTTPLAA; encoded by the coding sequence ATGACAAAATCACTATCGGTAGCAATTATCGGCGCGGGAATGGGTGGCCTGGCGTCGGCGGCGGCACTACGACGTATCGGAACGAAGGTGACGGTATACGAGCAGGCCGCGCAGTTCAGCCGGCTTGGCGCCGGAATCCAGATCGGCTGCAACGCCATGAAGGTTCTGCGAGGCCTGGGCCTCGAGCAGAGGCTGCGTCAACAATCGTTCTACCCGCGCTCCTGGAACAACCGGGATTGGCGGACCGGAGAAGTGAAGTTCGACATGATCTTCGGCGAGGCAGCCGAACAGAAATTCGGCGCACCCTATCTGCTGGCGCATCGCGGCGACCTGCATGCCGCGTTGGCGAGCGCTGTACCCCCGGATTGCGTCAAGCAGGATCACAAGCTGGTCGGGCTGGACGAAACCGGGGCAGGCGTCAGATTGACCTTTGCCAACGGGGCCACCGCCGTCGCGGATGCGGTCGTTGCTGCGGATGGTGTGCATTCGATTGCCAAGGACATCATGTTCGGCGCCTCGTCATTGAATTATACCGGGCGCATCGCTTACCGGACTACGTTTCCGGCGGCGCTGCTGAACGGATACAAGATCGACGATTGCACCAAATGGTGGGGCGAAGATCGACACATCGTGATCTATTACGTCAAGCCTGACCGCAGCGAAGTCTACTTCGTGACCAGCCAGCCGGAGCCTGATTTCAAGATCGAGTCCTGGTCCGCCAAAGGCGACGTCAGGGAGTTACGAACGGCCTTCGAAGGCTTCGACCGCCAGGTCGAAACGGTATTGGCCGCATGTCCGGATGTGCACAAATGGGCGCTGGTCGATCGTGATTCACTTGATCGCTGGAGCCTGGGAAACGTGACCTTGCTGGGCGATTCATGCCACCCGATGACGCCTTATATGGCACAGGGCGCCGCGATGGCGATCGAGGATGCTGCGGTGCTTTCGCGGTGCCTCGCAGGCGTCGATCGCGACGGCGTCGCGAATGCGTTTCGACGATTTGAAGCGAGCCGGAAACCGCGGACTTCGCTGGTTCAACAGACGTCGCGAACCAATACCTGGCTCAAGGACAAGACGGATACCGACTGGGTATACGCTTACGACGCATGGACCACGCCGCTGGCAGCGTAG
- a CDS encoding DoxX family protein, with protein MENDINDGVILAARLLLATLFLIFGWRKLMDYSGTVSRMVQDGAPIPVLATPVAIFMELPVALAVAVGAFTRPSSALLALYTLASALIAHRYWTMTGANKIDSMESFYKNLSITGGFLLLYITGAGKYSIDALLGL; from the coding sequence ATGGAAAACGACATTAACGATGGAGTCATTCTCGCGGCGCGCCTTCTTCTCGCGACACTCTTTTTGATTTTCGGCTGGAGAAAACTGATGGACTATTCCGGCACGGTAAGCCGTATGGTGCAGGACGGCGCGCCGATTCCGGTACTGGCTACTCCCGTAGCGATCTTCATGGAGCTTCCGGTTGCGCTTGCGGTCGCTGTTGGAGCGTTCACGCGTCCTTCATCTGCGCTCTTGGCTTTATACACGCTGGCAAGTGCGCTCATTGCGCATCGCTATTGGACAATGACCGGTGCGAATAAAATCGACAGCATGGAAAGCTTTTACAAAAACCTCAGTATTACGGGAGGCTTTCTGCTGCTTTACATCACAGGTGCGGGGAAATATTCGATCGATGCCCTATTGGGATTGTAA
- a CDS encoding VOC family protein, producing MNQVQVEQKSYQMPPQDGFTVAHFLTVADVERSLRFYETVFGGRILSRGDSSGAPGYIQIANTWLLVNPGGGPTPDKPLVTLSVPANPDLVSSFMNIRVADIQACYKLWQSRGAEFITEPKPKYGETRCYIRDPDGYIIEVGQSNPGVAYG from the coding sequence ATGAACCAAGTACAAGTCGAGCAGAAAAGCTATCAGATGCCGCCGCAGGATGGGTTTACCGTGGCGCACTTTCTCACCGTCGCCGACGTCGAGCGATCGCTACGATTTTACGAAACGGTCTTCGGAGGTCGCATTCTGAGCAGAGGCGACAGCAGCGGCGCGCCGGGGTACATCCAGATCGCGAACACGTGGCTCCTTGTTAACCCCGGGGGCGGTCCGACACCCGACAAACCATTGGTAACGCTCAGCGTCCCCGCCAATCCCGATTTAGTCAGCAGCTTTATGAATATCCGCGTCGCAGATATTCAAGCGTGTTATAAACTTTGGCAAAGTCGAGGGGCCGAGTTCATCACGGAGCCGAAGCCCAAGTACGGCGAGACGCGCTGCTACATTCGCGATCCTGATGGTTACATTATAGAAGTTGGGCAAAGCAATCCGGGCGTCGCTTACGGCTAA
- a CDS encoding DoxX family protein yields MAGIVAAQGHSTVRDILLDGIGGTLPAIAAMRFALGSFFVLSGVHKLTNKERHKTFVETLRGLGIPYIGILQWFVPGVEFFGGLGVAVGFLTPLAALGLLVICSVALLTSSPTVVASYKPIDAADRVDDWLYQPELIYALMLFYFITAGAGPVSVDQLLKRWIG; encoded by the coding sequence GTGGCCGGCATCGTCGCAGCGCAAGGGCATTCAACCGTGCGAGACATCTTGCTTGACGGAATTGGAGGAACATTGCCTGCGATCGCGGCGATGCGCTTTGCGCTTGGGTCGTTCTTCGTCCTATCCGGAGTTCATAAGCTCACGAATAAGGAAAGACATAAGACATTTGTAGAGACGCTGAGGGGCCTTGGCATCCCATATATTGGCATATTGCAATGGTTTGTTCCGGGAGTTGAATTCTTTGGCGGCCTGGGCGTCGCGGTTGGATTTCTCACACCGCTGGCCGCCCTCGGCCTTCTGGTCATTTGTTCGGTAGCCCTCTTGACGAGCTCTCCGACGGTGGTTGCGAGCTACAAACCGATTGACGCGGCAGATCGCGTCGACGATTGGCTTTACCAGCCGGAACTGATCTACGCATTGATGCTGTTTTATTTCATTACGGCCGGCGCTGGCCCGGTTTCCGTCGATCAGCTTTTGAAGCGCTGGATTGGCTAA
- a CDS encoding HAD family hydrolase — protein MMSKRAVLFDFDLTLADSTLGAVECINYALEAMALPHAEPKAIRATIGFSLPATLASLTGLTDPALAQNFSLNFVKRADLRMVELTSVFPDVAQTLDQLKAAGIKTGIVSTKFRYRIETILTRAGLSEVFDVIVGGEDVMRHKPDPEGLVKALDKLGVQSGDSLYVGDHPVDAEAAAVAGIPFAAVLTGAATRNDFEPWPATMFLSSLRELAPLLRL, from the coding sequence ATGATGAGTAAGCGAGCTGTTTTATTCGACTTCGATCTGACCCTCGCCGATTCCACGTTGGGTGCGGTCGAGTGCATCAACTATGCTCTTGAGGCGATGGCGCTGCCTCATGCGGAGCCGAAAGCCATCCGCGCCACCATCGGGTTTAGTCTTCCGGCTACGCTGGCCAGTCTGACCGGTCTGACCGACCCGGCGCTCGCGCAAAATTTTTCGCTCAATTTTGTGAAGCGGGCGGACCTCAGGATGGTCGAATTGACGTCGGTATTTCCGGATGTGGCACAGACACTCGATCAACTGAAGGCCGCCGGCATCAAGACCGGCATTGTTTCCACTAAATTCAGATACCGGATCGAAACCATTCTGACGCGCGCCGGGCTGTCGGAAGTCTTCGACGTCATTGTCGGTGGCGAGGACGTGATGCGCCACAAACCTGATCCGGAAGGTCTGGTGAAGGCCCTCGATAAGCTCGGCGTGCAAAGCGGTGACAGCCTCTACGTCGGCGATCACCCGGTGGATGCTGAAGCTGCAGCGGTAGCCGGGATTCCGTTCGCAGCCGTCCTCACCGGTGCGGCAACGCGAAACGACTTCGAACCGTGGCCGGCCACCATGTTCTTGAGCAGCTTGAGGGAGCTCGCGCCGCTCCTGAGGCTCTGA
- a CDS encoding NAD(P)H-dependent flavin oxidoreductase, giving the protein MPLPQLFQRLGIRSPVFQAPIGAIASAELAAAVAEAGGVGHLACTWRSPDQLRELLLRMRSLTTGPYGANFVLDFPIDERLGIALEHGVPVISFFWGDGTPHLGRVKAAGAVAIQVIGSVDDAKRAADAGFDLIVAQGMEAGGHVRGSLGTMTLVPQVVDAVTPLPVLAGGGIADRRGVKAAVDLGAVGVWVGTRFLAAQEANIHADYLERVLASSGEDTLYSQLFDVGWPNAPLRSLKNATTRSWEAAGRPLPPHRPGEGEIVAKRADGTGIPRYHFGSPTREVVGNAGAMALYAGEAVGLVNSVAPARTIVEELAQGIP; this is encoded by the coding sequence ATGCCCTTACCCCAACTGTTCCAGCGCCTTGGCATCAGAAGTCCGGTGTTTCAGGCGCCGATCGGCGCCATCGCTTCCGCGGAACTAGCCGCCGCTGTGGCGGAAGCCGGTGGCGTTGGTCATCTCGCTTGTACCTGGCGCAGTCCGGACCAGCTTCGTGAGCTCTTGCTCAGGATGCGATCGCTGACGACGGGGCCATACGGAGCGAACTTCGTGCTGGATTTCCCGATCGACGAGCGTCTTGGCATTGCGCTCGAACACGGCGTGCCCGTCATTTCCTTTTTCTGGGGCGATGGGACCCCCCACCTTGGCCGCGTCAAGGCCGCCGGCGCCGTCGCCATACAAGTGATCGGTTCGGTTGATGATGCCAAGCGAGCCGCTGACGCAGGCTTCGATTTGATCGTCGCTCAGGGCATGGAAGCAGGTGGTCACGTGCGCGGCAGTCTCGGTACGATGACCCTGGTTCCGCAGGTGGTTGATGCGGTGACCCCACTGCCGGTTCTGGCCGGGGGCGGCATCGCGGATCGCAGAGGCGTAAAAGCTGCCGTCGATCTCGGCGCCGTTGGTGTCTGGGTCGGCACGCGATTTCTTGCCGCACAGGAAGCCAACATTCACGCCGATTATCTGGAGCGCGTTCTGGCTTCTTCAGGTGAGGACACGCTTTACTCGCAGCTTTTCGACGTCGGCTGGCCCAACGCTCCGCTCCGCAGCCTGAAGAACGCTACCACGAGAAGCTGGGAGGCGGCCGGACGTCCGCTCCCGCCACATCGCCCCGGCGAAGGCGAAATCGTCGCAAAACGCGCCGACGGGACCGGAATCCCACGCTATCACTTTGGGTCACCTACGCGCGAGGTCGTCGGCAATGCCGGCGCGATGGCGCTTTACGCGGGCGAAGCCGTGGGCCTCGTGAACTCAGTCGCACCCGCGCGAACGATAGTCGAAGAACTCGCGCAAGGAATCCCATAG
- a CDS encoding serine hydrolase domain-containing protein — translation MSAELLSRRKTVAALAATAGCVLAGSSSASAEPDFHGPAQNCTGPSFSATGPNAELYGAEEDYPLPDIVEARRRGDPWEPKYRVGVFTHLDQIYPTRLIERAAAPWKFKCSTAQIYYDFRGSRFSAIDYASRNPVTGLLIAKDDHILFEHYQYARTDHDRFVSQSMVKSIIGLLIGIAIAEGAIKSVDDTPEAYVPGFRGTEYGRTSIRDLLHMSSGVDFGETRDGGRDLNRLWNGMGIASPTTKIGTVNSIVQFNQRIAPAGTRFYYASIEPDVLGMVLQSAVNKSASDYLREKVWEPVGAEADARWLIDAEGIELAHFGFNAVLRDYARLGRLLAHNGAWGGKQIVPAQWMIDATTVRASDTYLLPGRATKKFGYGYLLWLFPGDRRQFAFIGYKGQYVCVDPTSKLVMVQTAVEAPSADDNDETWALWSALVDQFG, via the coding sequence ATGTCGGCAGAGCTACTCTCGCGCCGTAAGACTGTTGCAGCGTTGGCCGCTACAGCCGGGTGCGTATTAGCCGGTAGCTCTTCCGCTAGCGCGGAACCGGATTTTCACGGCCCAGCGCAAAACTGTACCGGTCCGAGCTTCTCCGCGACCGGACCGAACGCCGAACTTTACGGTGCAGAGGAGGACTACCCGCTCCCCGATATTGTGGAAGCGCGAAGGCGGGGCGACCCCTGGGAGCCCAAATATCGTGTTGGCGTATTCACCCATCTCGATCAAATCTATCCAACACGGCTCATCGAGCGGGCCGCAGCGCCCTGGAAGTTCAAGTGCTCGACAGCACAGATTTACTACGATTTTCGCGGAAGCCGCTTTTCGGCCATCGACTACGCATCGCGCAATCCGGTCACCGGGCTGTTGATCGCCAAGGACGACCATATCCTCTTCGAGCATTATCAATATGCTCGAACCGATCACGACCGTTTCGTATCTCAGTCGATGGTCAAGTCGATCATTGGGCTGTTGATTGGCATCGCAATCGCCGAGGGAGCAATCAAGTCAGTCGATGACACTCCGGAAGCCTATGTACCCGGCTTCAGGGGAACCGAGTACGGCAGGACGTCGATCCGCGATCTGCTGCACATGTCCTCTGGCGTCGATTTCGGGGAAACCAGAGATGGAGGACGCGACCTCAATCGCCTGTGGAACGGCATGGGGATCGCGTCTCCGACCACGAAGATAGGAACGGTCAATAGCATTGTACAATTCAATCAACGCATAGCCCCAGCGGGAACGAGATTTTACTACGCGAGCATAGAACCCGATGTGCTGGGTATGGTGCTTCAAAGCGCGGTTAACAAATCAGCGTCCGACTATCTGCGCGAGAAGGTGTGGGAGCCGGTTGGTGCGGAAGCGGATGCCAGATGGTTGATAGACGCAGAAGGAATTGAGCTGGCGCACTTCGGCTTCAATGCGGTGCTGCGCGATTATGCCCGTCTCGGTCGTTTGCTGGCCCATAACGGCGCATGGGGAGGCAAGCAGATCGTTCCGGCGCAATGGATGATCGATGCGACGACGGTACGCGCTTCAGACACTTATCTGCTGCCGGGTAGGGCAACGAAGAAGTTCGGCTATGGTTATCTCTTGTGGTTGTTTCCCGGTGACAGGCGTCAGTTCGCATTTATTGGATACAAGGGTCAGTATGTCTGCGTTGACCCGACCTCTAAGCTTGTCATGGTGCAGACCGCCGTTGAGGCTCCCAGCGCCGACGACAACGACGAGACGTGGGCCTTGTGGTCGGCGCTGGTCGATCAATTCGGCTGA
- a CDS encoding SRPBCC family protein — protein sequence MRYTALAAIAVLGISTASAFALDSNVTMTSSMSTDALWKKVGDFCGIAAWHPAIEKCVLSADGKQRTLSLKGGGTIVEALENWDNANRSYTYTILSSPLPVANYHSTISVAGDPKGSALKWMGTYDAKDASDADAKKVIDGIYESGAKVLTGI from the coding sequence ATGCGTTACACGGCTCTTGCTGCAATAGCGGTGCTCGGCATTTCGACCGCCTCCGCTTTCGCATTGGATTCAAACGTTACCATGACGTCGTCGATGTCGACGGACGCACTTTGGAAAAAAGTAGGCGACTTTTGCGGGATCGCCGCATGGCATCCAGCGATTGAGAAATGCGTCCTCAGTGCGGATGGCAAGCAGCGGACGCTCTCGTTAAAAGGTGGTGGAACCATCGTCGAGGCGCTGGAGAACTGGGACAACGCCAATCGCAGCTACACGTACACCATCCTGTCAAGTCCGCTGCCGGTCGCGAACTATCACTCGACCATTAGCGTGGCTGGAGACCCCAAGGGTTCGGCATTGAAATGGATGGGCACCTATGATGCCAAAGACGCGTCGGACGCCGATGCTAAAAAAGTAATCGACGGCATCTACGAGTCTGGTGCCAAGGTGCTCACCGGCATCTGA
- a CDS encoding SDR family NAD(P)-dependent oxidoreductase, with product MGRLEGKSVIITGAASGIGRAASLLFTKEGAKLIAVDRSEAVKETVDQVHKAGGIAEAVIADAGSENDVRAFIDKAVSKYGRLDAIWANAGISGGLVPIAEQTVEHWQEILRINLIGPFLAIKYAMPHMIKQQYGSIVCTASVAGLKSGASGHPYAASKAGVISLVQTTAYSLSGTGVRINAVCPGLIETGMTKPVFDRAKERGTQDKIGQLNPLKRAGQPHELAAMGLFLASDEASYVNGQAFPVDGGLTASMPYAGKPI from the coding sequence ATGGGCCGCCTCGAAGGCAAATCCGTCATCATCACTGGCGCGGCAAGCGGCATCGGAAGGGCGGCTTCGCTGCTGTTCACCAAAGAAGGCGCCAAACTGATCGCGGTCGACCGCAGCGAAGCCGTCAAGGAGACGGTCGATCAAGTGCACAAGGCCGGCGGCATCGCGGAAGCCGTGATCGCCGATGCCGGCTCCGAGAATGACGTCAGGGCTTTCATCGACAAGGCCGTGTCGAAATACGGCAGGCTGGACGCGATCTGGGCCAACGCCGGCATCAGCGGCGGGCTGGTGCCGATCGCCGAACAGACCGTCGAACACTGGCAGGAAATCCTCCGCATCAACCTGATCGGTCCGTTCCTCGCGATCAAATATGCCATGCCGCATATGATCAAGCAGCAATACGGTTCGATCGTGTGTACGGCTTCGGTGGCGGGCCTGAAGTCCGGCGCCAGCGGCCACCCCTACGCGGCAAGCAAGGCTGGCGTGATCAGCCTGGTGCAAACCACAGCCTATTCGCTCTCCGGCACCGGCGTGCGGATCAACGCGGTGTGCCCCGGCCTGATCGAGACCGGCATGACCAAGCCGGTGTTCGACCGCGCCAAGGAAAGAGGCACCCAGGACAAGATCGGCCAGCTCAATCCGTTGAAGCGCGCCGGCCAACCGCACGAACTCGCGGCGATGGGATTATTCCTCGCCAGCGATGAGGCGTCCTATGTCAACGGCCAGGCGTTCCCGGTCGATGGCGGCCTCACCGCCTCGATGCCGTACGCGGGAAAGCCGATTTAA
- a CDS encoding histidine phosphatase family protein → MSNPDKPFVLQHAVPTGVVATRWWWVRHAPVREDNGCIYGQKDLACDTSDREVFEAVAKILPRDAVWFSSNLKRTHQTADAIWAAGFPKPATMQQEAALAEQNLGEWQGLNRAAFFASRPIEVGSYWFAPIDDPAPGGESFMDLYNRVRGVIERINNEHAGKDIIAVAHGGTIKAAVGLALGNQPERGLAFTIDNCSVTRLDHLTSDGHSGWRIPMVNQQPWMADAAHNAMHQPAGPEIATASKLA, encoded by the coding sequence ATGTCCAATCCAGACAAGCCATTCGTTCTGCAGCATGCCGTTCCCACAGGCGTGGTCGCGACCAGATGGTGGTGGGTGCGTCACGCGCCGGTCCGCGAAGACAACGGCTGCATTTATGGCCAGAAGGACCTCGCCTGCGATACCAGCGATCGCGAGGTGTTCGAGGCGGTGGCGAAAATCCTGCCGCGCGATGCGGTCTGGTTTTCGAGCAACCTGAAGCGCACCCACCAGACTGCCGATGCGATCTGGGCTGCGGGATTTCCCAAGCCCGCCACAATGCAGCAGGAGGCGGCGCTTGCCGAACAAAATCTCGGCGAATGGCAGGGGCTGAATCGCGCGGCGTTCTTCGCGAGCCGCCCGATCGAAGTCGGCAGCTACTGGTTTGCGCCGATCGACGATCCGGCGCCGGGCGGCGAGAGTTTCATGGATCTCTACAACCGCGTCCGCGGCGTGATCGAACGGATCAACAACGAGCACGCCGGCAAGGACATCATCGCAGTGGCGCATGGCGGCACGATCAAGGCCGCCGTCGGCCTTGCGCTCGGCAACCAGCCGGAGCGGGGGCTCGCCTTCACCATCGACAATTGCTCGGTGACACGGCTCGATCATCTTACCAGCGACGGCCACAGCGGCTGGCGTATCCCGATGGTCAACCAGCAGCCGTGGATGGCGGATGCGGCCCACAACGCCATGCATCAGCCGGCAGGGCCGGAGATCGCCACGGCCAGCAAGCTGGCCTGA
- a CDS encoding SDR family NAD(P)-dependent oxidoreductase — protein sequence MSLFDMSGKVAVITGSTRGIGRAIAERMAEHGAKVVISSRKQDVCDQVTKEINDKFGKGTAASIAANISSKENLQHLVDESNRAFGKIDVLVCNAASNPYYGPLAGISDDQFRKILDNNIVANNWLTSMVVPQMIERKDGSVIIVSSIGGLKGSTILGAYAISKAADMQLARNLACEYGKHNVRVNCIAPGLIKTDFAKALWDNPENLKASTARSPLLRIGIPDEIAGAAVFLGSAAGNFMTGQTMVIDGGATIS from the coding sequence ATGAGCTTGTTCGATATGTCGGGAAAGGTTGCCGTCATCACCGGCTCCACGCGCGGCATCGGCCGCGCCATCGCCGAGCGGATGGCCGAACATGGCGCCAAGGTGGTGATCTCGTCGCGCAAACAGGATGTGTGCGATCAGGTGACCAAGGAGATCAACGACAAGTTCGGGAAGGGGACCGCGGCATCGATCGCGGCGAATATCTCCAGCAAGGAAAACCTTCAGCACCTGGTCGACGAAAGCAATCGCGCCTTCGGCAAGATCGACGTGCTGGTCTGCAACGCCGCATCAAACCCGTATTATGGTCCGCTCGCCGGCATTTCCGACGACCAGTTCCGCAAGATTCTGGACAACAACATCGTCGCCAATAATTGGCTGACCAGCATGGTCGTGCCGCAGATGATCGAGCGCAAGGACGGCTCTGTCATCATCGTGTCGTCCATCGGTGGGCTGAAGGGTTCCACCATCCTTGGCGCCTACGCGATTTCGAAAGCGGCCGACATGCAGCTCGCGCGCAATCTCGCCTGCGAATATGGCAAGCACAATGTTCGCGTGAACTGCATCGCGCCGGGTTTGATCAAGACCGATTTCGCAAAGGCGCTGTGGGACAATCCGGAAAACCTGAAGGCGTCGACGGCGCGCTCGCCGCTGCTGCGCATCGGCATTCCCGACGAGATCGCGGGCGCCGCGGTGTTCCTGGGATCGGCGGCCGGTAACTTCATGACCGGGCAGACCATGGTCATCGACGGCGGCGCGACGATCAGTTGA